The Fusarium falciforme chromosome 8, complete sequence region CTGCTGCTTTACCCCTGATGGCCGATATATCCTCAGCGGTTCCAAGAAGGATGTGTTGGTCTGGGATAGCATGACGACCCCAGGCGACAACAAGGTCCTCGAGCCGAACTGGACGCTGCCTGATAAGAGAGAGGCATCCGTGCTAGGCTTCAACCCTCGCTTCAACTTTTTCGCTACGGCTGACCAGGAGCTGGTGTTTTGGCTGCCTGATCCCCATGCATGAGGGAGCGGATCAGGATGGCGATAGGATGGGATGTTTGAGAAGTTGGAAAACAAATAATCTCCATGAATGCTTACTCGACGGAAAGGAAAACAATAGATACCCATGAATCATGATCTGGGATGCAATGACTGACATTGAATGTAATGGAAGAGCCTGTATATAGACTTTGCAACAATAAACCTGAATTTGATCTATCGGGCCACTTTGCAACCTGCGTATGAATGAATACAGCATCCATGCTAGGCCCGGCATCCGTAGTATTACCCAATCAGGTCTTGAAAATAGGTCGGGGTTGGTGAGACCTGGAACCTACGCAACCGAGCTTACTCTCTCTATCCCACCACAAATAAGACAACTTGGGCAGCATCCTCGCTCCTTCACACCTCGTTATTTAACCTATTGAAAGATAGAAATACATCAGCATGGAGCCGCAAGTTGCTGAGCAGGCTGGCGATCAGATAGATGGGCGTCCAAACTTGGCCGGTGAGTTGTGCCAGGCGCATGGAGGTTACGATTGCTGACAACCAGGCAGCGATGCCTCCCGAGATTCTGGCTCTGATACTGGACCAGCTGTCAACATCTCGGGACTACTACAAGTCCATGTTTCGCATCGTGAGAACATGTCGTGTCCTGGCTGTCCGGACTCTCCCACGCCTCTACTCGCAAGACGTCACAGACTCGCTCAAGCTTCCTCGCAACCTGGACATGCCCATCGCCCTTCAGTGGGCCTGCTGGTTCGGCGCCCTGGGGACAGCGGAGAGGTCGTTGGATGCTCTAGCCAATGCTTGCCCGGACCTTGCTGCCAAGCTCATGAAACCCTTCAACAACGACAACCTCTACAGCTTGCGCTATCGTATGGCCACGAGGAGGCGCGCGATTACCCCCGCGCATGGCTACATGCACTGGAAGGATACCTCCTCTCTGTTGCATCTTGCTTGCCTCCGTGGAAATACTGCTATCGCCAAGCTGCTGATTAGCAAGGGAATGCATCCGAATACCCTGGACGGGGCCAACCTCACTGCTTTGGCGTACGCGCTCAACCCGGACGTGGTGAGTAATGGAGACGAGTTCCAGAGAGAGGTAAAGAGGCTAATGGAATCAAGGCCCGGCTCCTTATTGAACAAGGAGCCGATGTCAACATCAAACCACATGATGGTGACGAGACAGCGCTATGCCACCTCATCTCCTTGGGTCCAGTGGAGGCCCGTAAATGGGAGAACGAACTCAACCTGCCGCAAGGTCAGGGTGCTGTGAGAGCAGAGCACACAATCCAAGATTTCCCAGGAACCATCAAGTTTCTCATACAAGAAGCGGGCGCAGACATTTACGCAGAAAAGATTGGTACAACCAATCCGCTTCAAAACGCTGTTCTGACTCGTCATGTTGAAGCTGTCAAGCTCCTCCTGGCCGCTGGAGCTTCGCCAAACCCTATAGATACGGGGACGGGTAGGAAGAGACTGTTGCTCGCTGATGCGCTCAGGCCAGGTCACAACCAGGAGGTTGTGAAGCTTATACTCGACGCCGGAGCCGAGGctgatgtcgacgaggaccCCTACGAAGGGCGCATCGAGCACCTCCCTATCATGAATCTGACGCTCAGGGGCAGCAACCCTCTGTATGCGAGGGAGGAGGCTCAGGTAGCACATATGGTCTGTGAGCGAGCCAAGAACATCAATGTGGTGGTTGACGGACACCCTGCCCTGTGGCACTATGTGAGGGCGGGTCGGCAGGATATTGGCCAGGTTTTGATTGAGCATGGGGCGGATCCTCAGAAGGCAAACGTTGAGGTTCGAGATACTGTTCTGCCGTTGGTGGCACTGGATACCCCGAGTGCACAAGAAGATAGATGATGGGGAGATACTTGATGGATAATCATTAAGAAGCTCTTGAGGAATTACTATATTTAAATCGAAGAGGCGGCACCCATTATTTAGCCATAAATATCTATTTATCTACACTTTGTACTTCCAGTATGAGATATTGTAAGCTCGGATGCAGAATGTGAAGCTCAACAAACGTTAATGTTACACACAAGGCTGGGGTCTTGTGGTGTTGTGGCGCCTAAACTCTCCCCTCAAGCCCAGCCCCACCATGAATATCCCACTTCCAACCTCATCCATCTTCTTTCCTCCTCTAGACCACATCGCAacgacgtcgacgtcgacCACACAGCCACGAATAATCTGCCATATTTAAAGACAGCGAATTGAGGCCTGTTACTATTAGGCAATTGCTGTCCCGCCTATCAGTCCTCGCGCATCCCGCCCGGACGCCCATTCTCACCGAGTTGCACTTCTCATTGCGCACACGACACCGACCCGACGTCCCCGCGAGACGGCCATAGAGGCTACACGAAACAATGCCTTACTTCAAGACGAGCCAAGAATGGCTCGACCAGTccatcgccctccttgagGCCCGACCCGCCACCGTACATTCTCCCACCGTCCTCATCTCCCACGGCGCATAGCTAACCACCAAGCCCTCCAGACCCGCATCACCACAAAGTACTCGCTCAGCCCAGCACCCTCGCGCCCCGACGACGCAGCAGCGACGGCCAAGCCCCCGCGCGGCAGCCTCGTCCTCAAGACGTACGACCCCGTTAGCGGCGTGGTCCTCAAGTACCGCACCACAAAGGCCGCAGAGGTGTCCCGCCTCGTGCACGCCTCCCTCGGCCGCCTGGGGAGGAGCATGGCCGCCGTCCCCGACGTGCCCGAGGTGGCGATGGCGGATGCtggtgaggaggagcagaaggagcagcagcaggccgCGACGTCACAACAACCGCCTGCGGCGCAAagtggaggtggtggtggaaagaagaagaagaagggcaagaaatGAGGCGTTTAAATGTTGAGCGATATAGTCAAAACTCGAGCTCTTCGCTGGGATATGACAACGGCTGTTCTTGAAAGAGCTGGGATCAGATATCtgatgagatgatgaacAGATTTCGCGAGAAATCACCATAGAAGCACACATGTCGACCTAAGCAAGTACTGAAATATTAACATGACTTGACTAGCACATCAACTTGAAGGAAATGCTA contains the following coding sequences:
- a CDS encoding SRP9-21 domain-containing protein, which codes for MPYFKTSQEWLDQSIALLEARPATTRITTKYSLSPAPSRPDDAAATAKPPRGSLVLKTYDPVSGVVLKYRTTKAAEVSRLVHASLGRLGRSMAAVPDVPEVAMADAGEEEQKEQQQAATSQQPPAAQSGGGGGKKKKKGKK